A DNA window from Bradyrhizobium barranii subsp. barranii contains the following coding sequences:
- a CDS encoding redoxin family protein, with product MSELHVDGPLQPGDRAPNIVLDAITRDGTIALQDFRGHSPILIGLFRGLHCPFCRRHIAAQAQLDAALRDKGVESLTVVNTPIERARLYFRYHPLPNLLAASDPERVSHRAFGLPTIEFTENETEWPRKVGMDVVKSMQVEVPGETSGSMNRLAAAEYLNNKDGYEMMEADQRMAATGQGQLFGQFLLDREGIVRWTFTEVPEGGHRMFGAPSPQELMSAASQVAS from the coding sequence ATGTCAGAACTTCATGTCGACGGACCGCTTCAACCGGGCGATCGCGCACCGAACATCGTGCTGGACGCGATCACACGCGATGGAACGATCGCGCTCCAGGATTTTCGCGGGCATAGCCCGATATTGATCGGCTTGTTTCGCGGGCTGCACTGCCCGTTCTGTCGGCGCCACATCGCGGCACAGGCGCAACTTGACGCAGCCCTGCGCGACAAGGGCGTCGAAAGTCTCACGGTCGTGAACACGCCCATCGAGCGCGCGCGGCTCTACTTCCGCTATCATCCCTTGCCCAATCTGCTCGCCGCGTCCGACCCCGAGCGGGTCTCGCACCGCGCGTTCGGCCTGCCCACTATCGAGTTTACGGAGAACGAAACCGAGTGGCCGCGCAAGGTGGGTATGGACGTCGTCAAGAGCATGCAGGTGGAGGTGCCCGGCGAAACGTCGGGGTCGATGAATCGGTTGGCGGCTGCCGAGTACCTCAACAACAAGGACGGCTACGAGATGATGGAGGCCGATCAGCGCATGGCGGCAACCGGCCAGGGCCAGCTGTTCGGCCAGTTCCTGCTCGATCGCGAGGGGATCGTGCGCTGGACCTTTACCGAGGTTCCTGAAGGCGGCCACCGCATGTTCGGGGCTCCGAGCCCTCAGGAGTTGATGTCGGCCGCCTCGCAGGTGGCGAGCTAA
- a CDS encoding long-chain fatty acid--CoA ligase, whose translation MMDYAGRVAQADTYPKMLRLNAREHGNEIALREKDLGLWRVFTWNDYHTRVRDFALGLIELGLGREDVIGIIGDNRPDWVAAEVATHAIGGLSLGLYRDVLDEEASYLLNYGEAQVVFAEDEEQVDKLLALAERVPRLKHIIYSDPRGMRKYDDPRLMSAEAFAELGRATREPELYDRLVDATKGEDVAILCTTSGTTSHPKLAMLAAGRVLGHCATYLAFDPKGPDDEYVSVLPLPWIMEQVYVLGKGLLCRMKINFVEEPDTMMNDLREIAPTFVLFAPRVWESIAADVRAKVMDATPFKQRLFDIGMKSGLAALADGKRSSFADAILFRALRDRLGFTRLRSAATGGAALGPDTFKFFQAMGVPLRTLYGQTELLGAYTLHPEGKVDPDTTGVPMADSVEIRIDNADVHGVGEIVVRHPHMFLGYYKNPEASVADIRDGWMLSGDAGYFNDNKQLVVIDRIKDLAETSRGERFSPQFIENKLKFSPYIAEAVVLGAGRDALAAMICIRYSIISKWAEKSRLSFTTYSDLASRPEVYALLKKEVETVNATLPPAQRISRFLLLYKELDADDGELTRTRKVRRSVINEKYEGIINAIYRGDADIPVDTVIRFQDGTTQRVRTTLRVVDLGGHGHMAEAAE comes from the coding sequence ATGATGGATTACGCGGGCCGCGTCGCGCAGGCCGACACCTATCCGAAGATGCTGCGGCTCAATGCCAGGGAGCACGGCAACGAGATCGCGTTGCGCGAAAAGGATCTCGGGCTCTGGCGCGTCTTCACCTGGAATGACTACCATACCCGCGTACGCGACTTCGCGCTCGGCCTCATCGAATTGGGCCTGGGGCGCGAGGACGTCATCGGCATCATCGGCGACAACCGGCCGGACTGGGTCGCGGCGGAAGTGGCAACCCACGCCATCGGTGGATTGAGCCTTGGGCTCTATCGCGACGTGCTGGACGAGGAAGCCTCCTACCTCCTCAACTATGGCGAGGCGCAGGTCGTTTTCGCCGAGGACGAAGAGCAGGTCGACAAGCTGCTCGCGCTTGCCGAGCGGGTCCCGCGGCTGAAGCACATCATCTATTCCGATCCGCGCGGCATGCGGAAATACGACGATCCCAGACTGATGTCGGCGGAAGCGTTCGCCGAGCTCGGCCGCGCCACGCGTGAGCCGGAGCTCTACGATCGCCTCGTCGATGCCACCAAGGGCGAGGATGTCGCGATTCTCTGCACAACATCGGGCACCACCTCGCACCCGAAGCTCGCCATGCTCGCCGCCGGCCGCGTGCTCGGCCATTGCGCGACCTATCTCGCCTTCGATCCGAAAGGGCCGGACGACGAATACGTCTCCGTGCTGCCGCTACCGTGGATCATGGAGCAGGTCTATGTGCTCGGCAAAGGCCTCTTGTGCCGGATGAAGATCAACTTCGTCGAAGAGCCTGACACGATGATGAACGATCTGCGCGAAATCGCGCCGACGTTCGTGCTATTTGCGCCGCGCGTCTGGGAATCCATCGCCGCCGACGTCCGCGCCAAGGTGATGGACGCGACGCCTTTCAAGCAGCGCCTGTTCGACATCGGCATGAAAAGCGGCCTCGCCGCGCTCGCAGACGGCAAACGTTCGAGCTTTGCCGACGCAATCCTGTTCCGCGCGCTCCGCGACCGCCTTGGCTTTACCCGCCTGCGTTCGGCCGCGACCGGCGGCGCGGCACTCGGCCCTGATACCTTCAAGTTCTTCCAGGCCATGGGCGTGCCGCTGCGCACGCTCTACGGCCAGACCGAACTGCTAGGGGCCTACACTCTGCATCCCGAGGGCAAGGTCGATCCCGACACGACGGGCGTGCCGATGGCCGACAGCGTCGAGATCCGCATCGACAATGCCGACGTCCACGGCGTCGGCGAGATCGTGGTGCGGCATCCCCACATGTTCCTGGGTTATTACAAGAACCCGGAAGCGAGCGTTGCCGACATCAGGGACGGCTGGATGCTGTCGGGCGACGCCGGCTACTTCAACGATAACAAGCAGCTCGTCGTCATCGACCGCATCAAGGACCTGGCCGAGACCTCGCGCGGCGAGCGCTTCTCGCCGCAGTTCATCGAGAACAAGCTGAAGTTCTCGCCCTATATCGCGGAGGCCGTGGTGCTAGGGGCCGGCCGCGACGCGCTCGCGGCGATGATCTGCATCCGTTACTCCATCATCTCGAAATGGGCGGAGAAGAGCCGGCTCTCGTTCACGACCTACAGCGACCTCGCCTCGCGGCCCGAGGTCTACGCGCTGCTCAAGAAGGAAGTCGAGACCGTCAACGCCACATTGCCGCCGGCGCAACGCATCTCGCGCTTCCTGCTGCTCTACAAGGAGCTCGACGCCGACGACGGCGAGCTCACCCGCACCCGAAAGGTGCGCCGCAGCGTCATCAACGAGAAATACGAAGGCATCATCAACGCGATCTACCGCGGCGATGCCGACATCCCCGTCGACACCGTGATCCGCTTCCAGGACGGCACCACGCAACGCGTGCGAACGACGCTGCGCGTGGTGGATCTCGGCGGGCATGGGCATATGGCGGAGGCCGCGGAGTGA
- a CDS encoding branched-chain amino acid ABC transporter permease, translating into MNTAFLIQLLVNGLVVGTLYGVVAMSFVLIYKATQVVNFAQGELLLVGAWVCWALLAKYQVPFWIGMPMTLVFMFVFGIAIQVLILRPMIGEPIISVIMVTIGLSTVLQATLKWMFGVNPQPFPRVFESQSVSLLGLQIQTVYVMSLVVSVAMMIGMAWFFRASKYGLAMRATAFNQQVAQSLGISVKSVFAMAWAISATVSAVAGVVVAVVNGVSSGLAAYGIKVFPAAILGGLDSVGGAVLGGIIVGLLENIAQYVDSEYLHWGNLYEIAPFYVLIIVLMIKPYGLFGTHDIERI; encoded by the coding sequence ATGAACACCGCCTTCCTCATCCAGCTCCTGGTCAACGGCCTCGTGGTCGGCACGCTCTATGGCGTGGTCGCGATGTCGTTCGTGCTGATCTACAAGGCGACGCAGGTCGTCAACTTCGCGCAAGGCGAACTGCTGCTGGTCGGCGCCTGGGTGTGCTGGGCGCTGCTTGCGAAGTACCAGGTGCCGTTCTGGATCGGCATGCCGATGACGCTGGTGTTCATGTTCGTATTCGGCATCGCGATCCAGGTCCTGATCCTGAGACCGATGATCGGCGAACCCATCATCTCGGTGATCATGGTGACGATCGGCCTCTCGACCGTGCTCCAGGCCACGCTGAAATGGATGTTCGGCGTCAATCCGCAACCGTTCCCGCGCGTGTTCGAGAGCCAGTCGGTCAGCCTGCTCGGGCTTCAGATCCAGACCGTCTATGTCATGAGCCTCGTGGTCTCGGTCGCGATGATGATCGGCATGGCCTGGTTCTTCCGCGCCTCCAAATACGGCCTCGCGATGCGCGCCACCGCGTTCAACCAGCAGGTCGCGCAGTCGCTCGGCATCTCCGTCAAGAGCGTGTTCGCGATGGCGTGGGCGATCTCCGCGACAGTGTCGGCGGTCGCGGGCGTGGTGGTCGCCGTCGTCAACGGCGTGTCCTCGGGACTTGCGGCCTACGGCATCAAGGTGTTCCCGGCGGCGATCCTCGGCGGGCTCGATTCCGTCGGCGGCGCCGTGCTCGGCGGCATCATCGTCGGCTTGCTCGAGAACATCGCGCAATATGTCGACAGCGAGTATCTGCACTGGGGCAATCTCTACGAGATCGCACCGTTCTACGTCCTCATCATCGTGCTGATGATCAAGCCCTACGGCCTGTTCGGCACCCACGACATCGAGCGGATCTGA
- a CDS encoding uroporphyrinogen-III synthase: protein MADRLNGYRILILETREEAQFSKLLAEQGADVVQCPMFTIHDAPDPAPVEAWIRRAIDQPFDDLVLMTGEGLRRIMKLARSRGLDQALVAALAKSRKFTRGPKPGKALREISLDAQQTTEKPTTEGVIEILGRLDLNGRRVGLQLYPDKDHSALTGALAAQGADVDTVLPYAYDSKAADANIVAAIDDMAEGRIDSIALTNLGQVRRLVEAAKAHGSEAKLRAGLERTLIASVGPAVSGELAAHGLRTDIAPAEDHYFMRPLISAMAAALAEKRPKVAG from the coding sequence ATGGCCGACCGCTTGAACGGCTACCGCATCCTGATCCTGGAGACGCGCGAGGAGGCGCAGTTTTCAAAGCTTCTGGCGGAGCAAGGTGCCGATGTCGTGCAGTGCCCGATGTTCACTATTCACGACGCGCCCGATCCCGCCCCGGTCGAGGCCTGGATCCGCCGCGCCATCGACCAGCCCTTTGACGATCTCGTGCTGATGACGGGCGAAGGCCTGCGGCGGATCATGAAGCTCGCGCGGAGCCGTGGTCTCGACCAGGCTCTGGTCGCAGCCCTCGCCAAATCGCGAAAATTCACTCGCGGCCCGAAGCCCGGCAAGGCGTTGCGCGAGATCTCCCTCGATGCGCAGCAGACCACGGAGAAGCCGACCACCGAGGGCGTGATCGAAATACTGGGCAGGCTCGACTTGAACGGGCGACGCGTCGGCCTTCAGCTTTATCCGGACAAGGACCACAGCGCACTGACCGGCGCACTTGCCGCGCAAGGCGCCGATGTCGATACGGTGCTGCCTTATGCCTACGACTCAAAGGCGGCGGACGCCAACATCGTCGCCGCCATCGACGACATGGCCGAGGGGCGGATCGATTCCATCGCGCTGACCAATCTTGGCCAGGTCCGCCGCCTCGTGGAAGCCGCGAAGGCACATGGCAGTGAGGCGAAGTTGCGCGCAGGGTTGGAGCGGACGCTGATTGCGTCGGTGGGTCCCGCGGTGTCGGGAGAGCTCGCCGCCCATGGCCTGCGCACGGACATCGCACCGGCGGAAGACCACTATTTCATGCGCCCGCTGATCTCGGCGATGGCGGCAGCGCTCGCCGAGAAACGGCCGAAGGTGGCGGGTTAG
- a CDS encoding MFS transporter — translation MSTSALAPFRIRNYRFQWPSDLLTSWAFEVETLVLGWYIMVETGSVLLLTVLASLQFVGTLVAPVLGMIGDRMGHRDLLVVMRLAYTALSSTIMVLALTGHLSPLSVMIIVALMGLIRPSDLGVRGALLAEIMPPEQLVGAISVARTTQDSARIAGALTGAGLFAVLGIGLVYVAIACLYLAAALLMLCLTRPKRTVTTSDLPANSHAVSRLLGDLKEGIVYAWNGPGMRAALCVAFLANLTAFPFTGGLLPYIARDIFHTDQTGLGYLSASFAVGSLIGSITLSLVSGLRIARLLIGATLAWYAMLLVFVEIRTMPVAMACPVLAGIAQSMSMISAAVILMRTASAHLRGRVMGVRMMVIYGLPLGLLAAGSLIDIIGYSATGSLYAAAGFIAMLAIAIRWRADLWPVHAPANAR, via the coding sequence TTGAGCACATCCGCACTCGCGCCATTCCGCATCCGCAATTATCGCTTCCAGTGGCCGTCCGATCTGCTCACCTCGTGGGCGTTCGAAGTGGAGACGCTGGTGCTCGGCTGGTACATCATGGTCGAGACGGGCTCCGTGCTGCTGCTCACCGTGCTTGCGTCGCTGCAGTTCGTCGGGACCCTGGTCGCGCCGGTGCTCGGCATGATCGGCGACCGGATGGGTCATCGCGACCTCCTGGTCGTGATGCGCCTTGCCTATACCGCGCTCTCGTCGACCATCATGGTCCTGGCGCTGACCGGTCATTTGTCGCCGCTGAGCGTGATGATCATCGTCGCGCTCATGGGCCTGATCCGCCCCTCCGATCTCGGCGTTCGCGGCGCGCTGCTTGCCGAGATCATGCCGCCCGAGCAACTGGTGGGCGCCATCAGCGTTGCGCGCACGACCCAGGACAGCGCCCGCATCGCCGGAGCGCTGACGGGCGCAGGTCTGTTCGCCGTCCTCGGCATCGGCCTCGTTTATGTGGCGATCGCCTGTCTGTATCTCGCGGCCGCACTTCTCATGCTCTGCCTGACCCGGCCGAAAAGGACCGTCACGACGAGCGATCTTCCGGCGAACAGCCACGCGGTCTCGCGATTGCTGGGCGACCTCAAGGAAGGGATCGTCTATGCCTGGAACGGCCCGGGAATGCGCGCGGCGCTGTGCGTCGCCTTCCTGGCCAATCTCACCGCATTTCCCTTCACCGGCGGACTATTGCCCTACATCGCGCGGGACATCTTTCATACCGACCAGACCGGCCTCGGCTATCTCTCGGCGAGCTTCGCCGTGGGCTCGCTGATCGGCTCCATCACGCTCAGCCTGGTCAGCGGACTGCGCATTGCCCGGCTTCTCATCGGCGCAACGCTGGCCTGGTACGCCATGCTGCTGGTGTTCGTCGAGATCAGGACCATGCCGGTGGCGATGGCCTGCCCCGTTCTCGCCGGCATCGCCCAGAGCATGTCGATGATCTCAGCTGCCGTGATCCTGATGCGGACGGCGAGCGCACACCTGCGCGGCCGCGTCATGGGCGTCCGCATGATGGTGATCTACGGCCTGCCGCTCGGATTGCTCGCGGCCGGTAGCCTGATCGACATCATCGGCTATTCCGCGACGGGCTCGCTCTACGCCGCCGCAGGCTTCATCGCGATGCTGGCGATCGCGATCCGCTGGCGCGCCGACCTCTGGCCGGTCCACGCGCCGGCAAATGCGCGCTAG
- a CDS encoding ABC transporter ATP-binding protein, whose translation MATSLEVRGVSLRFGGVRALTDVSFAINDGELFSIIGPNGAGKTSIVNCISGRYKPTEGQLFYRGRDITGLTPNARPTLGIGRTFQNLALFHHMSVLDNIMVGRHHLLKNNFLTGSLYWLTGARKEELEHRRKVEEIIDFLDLQSVRKAQAGTLSYGLRKRVELARAMALEPRLILLDEPMAGMNFEEKEDMARYIVDLNEEFGMTVVMIEHDMGVVMDISHRVMVLDFGRKIAEGDPAAVLADPHVRRAYLGEEDEVLVDPDDAPPAQESAA comes from the coding sequence GTGGCTACCAGTCTCGAAGTGCGCGGCGTGTCCTTGCGATTCGGCGGCGTCCGTGCGCTGACCGATGTCAGCTTTGCCATCAATGACGGCGAGCTGTTCTCGATCATCGGCCCCAACGGCGCCGGCAAGACCTCGATCGTGAATTGTATTTCCGGTCGCTACAAGCCGACCGAGGGCCAGCTGTTCTACCGCGGCCGCGACATCACAGGGCTGACGCCGAACGCGCGCCCCACGCTCGGCATCGGCCGCACCTTCCAGAATCTGGCGCTGTTCCACCACATGAGCGTGCTCGACAACATCATGGTCGGGCGCCATCACCTCCTGAAGAACAATTTTCTCACGGGATCGCTGTACTGGCTCACCGGCGCGCGCAAGGAGGAACTCGAGCACCGCCGCAAGGTCGAGGAGATCATCGACTTCCTCGATCTCCAGTCGGTGCGAAAGGCGCAAGCCGGCACCCTCTCCTACGGCCTGCGCAAACGCGTCGAGCTCGCCCGTGCCATGGCGCTGGAGCCGCGCCTCATTCTCCTCGACGAGCCAATGGCCGGCATGAACTTCGAGGAGAAGGAGGACATGGCCCGCTACATCGTCGACCTCAACGAGGAGTTCGGGATGACGGTGGTGATGATCGAGCACGACATGGGCGTGGTGATGGACATCTCCCACCGCGTCATGGTGCTCGATTTCGGCCGCAAGATCGCCGAGGGCGATCCGGCCGCCGTGCTCGCCGATCCCCACGTCAGGCGCGCCTATCTCGGCGAGGAGGACGAGGTGCTGGTCGACCCGGACGATGCTCCGCCAGCGCAGGAGAGTGCGGCATGA
- a CDS encoding Crp/Fnr family transcriptional regulator encodes MISEDQLKRVAAWSRELTDAEIEVARTGITERSYRTGETVFMRGDTFSYWAGMVSGLARMGGVSRDGKETSLAGLTAGAWFGEGSVLKNEPRRYDVVALRDSRVALMERSGFMWLFENSVGFNRFLVRQLNERLGQFIGMLEVNRTLDATARLARSIASLFNPILYPESTAHLEITQEEIGALSGMSRQNANRALNRLEKEGLLRLEYGGVTILDVERLRGYGD; translated from the coding sequence ATGATTTCAGAGGATCAACTGAAGCGGGTCGCCGCCTGGTCGCGCGAGCTCACGGACGCGGAGATCGAGGTCGCCCGCACCGGGATCACGGAACGGTCCTACCGCACCGGTGAGACCGTGTTCATGCGCGGCGATACGTTCAGCTATTGGGCGGGCATGGTGAGCGGCCTGGCACGGATGGGCGGGGTCTCGCGCGACGGCAAGGAGACGAGCCTTGCGGGGCTGACGGCCGGGGCCTGGTTCGGCGAGGGCAGCGTGCTTAAGAACGAGCCGCGCCGCTACGACGTGGTCGCGCTGCGCGACAGCCGCGTCGCGCTGATGGAACGCAGCGGCTTCATGTGGCTGTTCGAGAACAGCGTCGGCTTCAACCGCTTCCTGGTGCGTCAGCTCAACGAGCGGCTCGGCCAGTTCATCGGCATGCTCGAGGTCAACCGCACGCTGGATGCCACCGCACGCCTCGCGCGCAGCATCGCCTCGCTGTTCAATCCGATCCTCTATCCCGAGTCGACCGCGCATCTGGAAATCACCCAGGAGGAGATCGGGGCGCTCTCGGGCATGTCACGGCAGAACGCCAACCGCGCGCTGAACCGGCTGGAGAAGGAGGGGCTGCTGCGGCTCGAATATGGCGGCGTCACCATTTTGGATGTCGAGCGGCTGCGCGGCTACGGGGACTAG
- a CDS encoding adenylate/guanylate cyclase domain-containing protein: protein MNCSCCGLEVQSGFAFCPKCGTKQPNACPGCGFPCAPDFAYCPKCGAFVAEVPTGGQTSARTSQTTLPIQSSSPPLVPAEEAQAAFRAPSDKIDSEANRRTITVLFADLSGFTAMSERLDPEVMQTLQNELFEELTAAVQSFGGFVDKFIGDALLALFGAPAAHEDDPERAMRAALDMIGRTARLSERAEAYAGSPLLLHVGINTGHVVAGGLGAGVSKSYSVTGDTVNTAQRLQSMAAPGEVLVGPLTHRLTRHAFSYDSLGEVSLKGKMGSVLVHRLKEPLDTPRAARGLDTLGLNAPLIGRDAELARLIGSLDRACGGAAQLVRLVGEAGIGKTRLVSEFVARIRDQDRFAGVAIRHAACSPLGEQSYGTLAAVLRSAYGIAQKAGAVEAEAKVAEALSELGLATDEADRLMPLYLHVLGLGDPNAALRHVEPEQLRRQIFFAIRTVFERRLALSPLLIIVEDLHWADAVSLEALRFLMDRLERTRLMLLFTHRPMLELDQFGSSRISHTTLRLPPLGDADGQELLAAYFSHGWREPPGGLFGRILDRAGGNPLFLEEIIRGLIEVGTLERDGAQWRIKSDEAAADIPASIQALLLARLDRLPHQVRRLAQEAAVIGPRFDAVALGAAATEPARVEAGLELLCDAEIIEEIAGANSISLRTYRFTQTMLQDVIYQNLLLQRRIELHGRIGGALERLYGHEPERLEDLILLGHHFSLSASKPKGARYLRAAGDRARASYANDDAIRLYQQALAVLLTGGEREPERLVLYERIADLCGAAGRRNTAEEHYQSALEGHRALQDGIGEARILRKLGRLLWDAGKRIKAETHYAEAANLLGGTDAPIEWAHLLQERGRLAFRTGDHVAAARWADEALGYARSVPADADEQSGPEAARAIAEALNTKGVALARLGRHEEAVREVEQSVAAAETAGFLNVACRGYTNLGVLYTIVDPAKAVEVCRRGLDVARRIGDLGFQARLLANFAVACCTFTDRCTEEGVPAAEKAIEIDRALDQREHLSVPLIVLGQIHQCHFRPDLAALCYNEAIEVANETGEPQQLFPCYDGLATLSLDRGDMPEADRYFALAHDVCARHGLDPAGLIVLPFLD, encoded by the coding sequence ATGAACTGCTCTTGCTGTGGTTTAGAGGTCCAGAGCGGCTTTGCCTTCTGCCCGAAGTGCGGCACGAAGCAGCCGAACGCGTGCCCTGGCTGCGGCTTTCCATGCGCGCCGGATTTCGCCTATTGCCCGAAATGCGGTGCCTTCGTCGCTGAGGTCCCCACAGGCGGGCAGACATCGGCGCGGACGAGCCAGACGACGCTCCCGATCCAGTCCTCCTCTCCGCCGCTCGTGCCGGCGGAGGAGGCTCAAGCCGCATTTCGAGCTCCGTCGGACAAGATCGACAGCGAGGCGAACCGCCGCACCATCACCGTGCTGTTTGCTGACCTCAGCGGCTTCACTGCGATGAGCGAGCGGCTCGACCCCGAGGTCATGCAGACGCTTCAAAACGAATTGTTCGAGGAGTTGACGGCCGCGGTGCAAAGCTTTGGCGGCTTCGTGGACAAATTCATCGGCGATGCGCTGCTGGCTCTGTTTGGTGCGCCGGCGGCGCACGAGGACGACCCGGAGCGGGCGATGCGCGCTGCCCTCGACATGATCGGCCGGACGGCGCGCCTCAGCGAACGCGCGGAGGCGTATGCCGGTTCACCGCTGCTGCTCCATGTCGGCATCAACACAGGGCACGTCGTCGCGGGCGGGCTCGGGGCGGGTGTTTCCAAATCCTATTCGGTGACCGGCGACACGGTGAATACCGCCCAGCGACTACAGTCGATGGCGGCTCCGGGCGAGGTGCTGGTCGGGCCGTTGACCCACCGTCTGACGCGGCATGCGTTCTCCTATGACTCGCTTGGCGAGGTCTCGCTCAAGGGCAAGATGGGCAGCGTGCTGGTCCACCGTCTGAAGGAGCCGCTCGACACGCCCCGTGCGGCGCGCGGTCTCGACACGCTGGGCCTCAATGCGCCGTTGATCGGGCGCGACGCCGAGCTTGCGCGCCTGATCGGCAGCCTTGATCGCGCGTGCGGCGGCGCGGCTCAACTGGTGCGGCTGGTCGGCGAAGCCGGCATCGGGAAAACGCGCCTGGTCAGCGAGTTCGTCGCGCGCATCCGCGACCAGGATCGATTCGCCGGCGTGGCGATCCGGCACGCGGCGTGCTCGCCGCTCGGCGAACAATCCTACGGCACTCTCGCCGCCGTGCTGCGTAGCGCCTATGGCATCGCGCAGAAGGCGGGCGCCGTAGAGGCGGAGGCGAAGGTCGCCGAAGCGCTGTCGGAGCTTGGCCTCGCGACCGACGAGGCCGACCGCCTGATGCCCCTCTATCTGCACGTCCTCGGCCTCGGCGACCCCAACGCCGCCCTCAGGCATGTCGAGCCCGAACAGCTCCGCCGGCAGATATTCTTCGCGATTCGCACCGTCTTCGAACGCCGCCTGGCACTGTCGCCACTGCTGATCATCGTCGAGGATCTGCATTGGGCCGATGCGGTCTCGCTTGAAGCGTTGCGGTTCCTGATGGACCGACTGGAGCGGACGCGGCTGATGCTGCTGTTTACGCATCGGCCGATGCTGGAACTGGACCAGTTCGGTTCGAGCAGGATCAGTCACACAACCCTTCGGCTGCCCCCGCTTGGCGACGCCGACGGACAAGAGCTGCTCGCGGCCTATTTCAGTCACGGTTGGCGTGAACCGCCGGGAGGTCTGTTCGGTCGAATCCTCGATCGCGCCGGCGGCAATCCGCTTTTCCTCGAGGAGATCATACGCGGCCTCATCGAAGTCGGCACCCTCGAGCGCGACGGCGCGCAGTGGCGGATCAAGTCGGATGAAGCGGCCGCCGATATTCCGGCAAGCATTCAGGCGTTGTTGCTGGCGCGTCTCGACCGGTTGCCGCATCAGGTGCGCCGCCTGGCACAGGAGGCCGCCGTGATCGGCCCGCGTTTTGATGCGGTTGCACTCGGTGCGGCGGCAACCGAGCCAGCAAGGGTTGAAGCAGGGCTCGAGCTTCTGTGCGACGCGGAGATCATCGAGGAGATCGCGGGCGCGAACTCGATTTCACTGCGAACCTACCGCTTCACGCAAACCATGCTTCAGGACGTGATCTATCAAAACCTGCTTCTGCAGCGCCGGATCGAGCTTCATGGACGGATCGGCGGGGCGCTGGAGAGGCTCTATGGCCATGAGCCCGAGCGCCTCGAAGATCTCATACTGCTCGGACATCACTTCAGTCTGAGCGCGAGCAAGCCGAAAGGCGCACGCTATCTGCGCGCGGCCGGCGATCGGGCACGCGCGAGCTATGCGAACGATGATGCCATCCGTCTCTACCAACAGGCCCTCGCCGTACTGTTGACCGGCGGCGAACGGGAGCCGGAACGTCTGGTCCTGTACGAGCGGATTGCGGACCTTTGTGGCGCGGCTGGCCGCCGGAACACAGCCGAGGAGCACTATCAGAGCGCGTTGGAGGGGCACCGCGCCTTACAGGACGGTATCGGCGAAGCACGAATTCTTCGCAAGCTTGGCCGATTGCTGTGGGACGCCGGCAAGCGGATCAAGGCAGAGACGCATTACGCCGAGGCGGCCAACCTGCTTGGAGGGACCGACGCGCCCATCGAGTGGGCGCATCTCCTGCAGGAGCGCGGCCGTCTCGCGTTTCGGACCGGCGATCACGTCGCCGCCGCAAGATGGGCGGACGAGGCGCTCGGCTATGCACGGTCCGTACCGGCGGACGCGGACGAGCAGAGTGGGCCCGAGGCCGCACGTGCGATTGCGGAGGCCCTCAACACCAAGGGCGTTGCGCTGGCGCGGCTTGGACGACACGAGGAGGCAGTGCGCGAGGTGGAGCAAAGTGTTGCGGCCGCCGAAACAGCCGGCTTCCTTAACGTAGCCTGCCGCGGCTACACCAATCTCGGTGTGCTCTACACGATTGTCGACCCGGCGAAAGCCGTGGAGGTCTGCCGGCGTGGACTCGATGTCGCGCGTCGGATCGGGGATCTCGGCTTCCAGGCACGCCTCCTTGCCAATTTTGCCGTTGCGTGTTGCACCTTCACGGACAGATGTACCGAGGAAGGCGTGCCGGCTGCCGAGAAGGCGATCGAAATCGACCGGGCACTCGATCAGCGCGAACATCTCTCTGTGCCCCTGATCGTTCTCGGGCAAATCCATCAATGCCACTTCCGCCCCGATCTGGCCGCCCTTTGCTACAATGAGGCAATCGAGGTGGCGAACGAAACCGGCGAACCGCAGCAGCTCTTTCCATGCTATGATGGTCTCGCCACGCTGAGCCTTGATCGAGGCGACATGCCCGAGGCCGACCGATATTTCGCGCTGGCGCATGATGTCTGCGCCCGCCACGGGCTTGATCCCGCCGGGCTGATCGTACTGCCATTTCTTGACTAG